A part of Pectinophora gossypiella chromosome Z, ilPecGoss1.1, whole genome shotgun sequence genomic DNA contains:
- the LOC126380644 gene encoding histone acetyltransferase type B catalytic subunit isoform X1 — MTDALCHLVVDGNEVMEIKLVRSAEDIEKDDCSFAPEMCHQVFGENENIFGYSDLQIRLYYSAGSLQTYLGIEYTDKIEPSKSEGLKADDVEGALKKVLAPGYTTNLDQFVSLLKKDESFTPYGRLLYAFTVTPRDGEDKRTFEVYYTETSTSNFLSFHQRLQTFLLWYVDAASFIDVDDDQWTFFTVYEKYQSEEGGWRYATAGYATVYRYYAYPHHIRPRVSQVLVLPPFRKMGVCAHLLQTIYSHFVTLPEVVDITVEDPSEDFQRIRDYVDAKNCQSLPAFQPAKIFQGFSTEMANQACSKYKINKKQTRRVYEILRLKNTNTSDKTAYLSYRLDVKNRLNAPFQKKKLEMKKLQKVLKPEEYAATLTATGVGETQNRLASHYQTLEHEYRRVIHRMEMDFD, encoded by the exons ATGACTGACGCTCTGTGCCATTTAGTAGTGGACGGTAATGAGGTGATGGAGATTAAATTAG TGAGGTCTGCAGAGGATATTGAGAAAGATGATTGTAGTTTCGCCCCAGAAATGTGTCACCAAGTGTTCGGGGAGAACGAAAATATATTTGGCTATTCAGATTTGCAGATTCGTTTGTATTACAGTGCAGGAAGCCTTCAAACATATCTGGGCATTGAATACACGGATAAG ATTGAACCAAGTAAATCTGAGGGATTGAAAGCGGATGACGTAGAAGGAGCTCTAAAAAAAGTTTTGGCACCGGGTTACACCACCAACTTAGATCAATTTGTGTCTTTGTTGAAAAAGGATGAATCTTTTACACCTTATGGGCGGTTGTTATATGCATTTACAGTTACACCAC GTGATGGTGAAGATAAACGTACATTTGAAGTTTATTATACTGAAACATCCACTTCAAACTTCCTGTCCTTCCATCAACGTCTGCAGACGTTCCTGTTGTGGTATGTTGATGCTGCTTCATTCATAGACGTTGATGATGACCAGTGGACATTCTTTACAGT GTACGAGAAATACCAGTCAGAGGAAGGTGGATGGCGATATGCAACAGCAGGATATGCTACAGTATACCGGTACTATGCATACCCCCACCACATTCGTCCCCGTGTGTCACAAGTACTTGTTCTACCTCCATTCCGTAAAATGGGGGTGTGTGCACATCTTTTGCAG ACTATTTATTCCCATTTTGTAACTCTCCCAGAAGTAGTTGATATTACTGTGGAAGACCCTTCAGAAGACTTTCAAAGAATTAGGGATTATGTAGATGCCAAGAACTGTCAGTCACTACCAGCTTTCCAGCCTGCAAAGATATTTCAAgg CTTTTCTACGGAGATGGCCAATCAAGCTTGTAGCaagtacaaaataaacaaaaagcagACTCGACGTGTCTATGAGATTCTTCGCCTGAAAAACACCAATACCTCTGACAAGACTGCTTATCTCAGCTATAGACTGGATGTCAAGAACAGACTCAATGCACCATTTCAG aaaaagaagcTGGAAATGAAAAAGCTACAGAAAGTGCTTAAACCAGAAGAGTATGCAGCAACATTAACTGCCACTGGAGTAGGCGAGACCCAGAACCGCCTCGCCAGTCATTACCAGACTTTGGAGCATGAATATCGTCGGGTTATTCACAGGATGGAGATGGATTTCGATTGA
- the LOC126380644 gene encoding histone acetyltransferase type B catalytic subunit isoform X2, with protein sequence MCHQVFGENENIFGYSDLQIRLYYSAGSLQTYLGIEYTDKIEPSKSEGLKADDVEGALKKVLAPGYTTNLDQFVSLLKKDESFTPYGRLLYAFTVTPRDGEDKRTFEVYYTETSTSNFLSFHQRLQTFLLWYVDAASFIDVDDDQWTFFTVYEKYQSEEGGWRYATAGYATVYRYYAYPHHIRPRVSQVLVLPPFRKMGVCAHLLQTIYSHFVTLPEVVDITVEDPSEDFQRIRDYVDAKNCQSLPAFQPAKIFQGFSTEMANQACSKYKINKKQTRRVYEILRLKNTNTSDKTAYLSYRLDVKNRLNAPFQKKKLEMKKLQKVLKPEEYAATLTATGVGETQNRLASHYQTLEHEYRRVIHRMEMDFD encoded by the exons ATGTGTCACCAAGTGTTCGGGGAGAACGAAAATATATTTGGCTATTCAGATTTGCAGATTCGTTTGTATTACAGTGCAGGAAGCCTTCAAACATATCTGGGCATTGAATACACGGATAAG ATTGAACCAAGTAAATCTGAGGGATTGAAAGCGGATGACGTAGAAGGAGCTCTAAAAAAAGTTTTGGCACCGGGTTACACCACCAACTTAGATCAATTTGTGTCTTTGTTGAAAAAGGATGAATCTTTTACACCTTATGGGCGGTTGTTATATGCATTTACAGTTACACCAC GTGATGGTGAAGATAAACGTACATTTGAAGTTTATTATACTGAAACATCCACTTCAAACTTCCTGTCCTTCCATCAACGTCTGCAGACGTTCCTGTTGTGGTATGTTGATGCTGCTTCATTCATAGACGTTGATGATGACCAGTGGACATTCTTTACAGT GTACGAGAAATACCAGTCAGAGGAAGGTGGATGGCGATATGCAACAGCAGGATATGCTACAGTATACCGGTACTATGCATACCCCCACCACATTCGTCCCCGTGTGTCACAAGTACTTGTTCTACCTCCATTCCGTAAAATGGGGGTGTGTGCACATCTTTTGCAG ACTATTTATTCCCATTTTGTAACTCTCCCAGAAGTAGTTGATATTACTGTGGAAGACCCTTCAGAAGACTTTCAAAGAATTAGGGATTATGTAGATGCCAAGAACTGTCAGTCACTACCAGCTTTCCAGCCTGCAAAGATATTTCAAgg CTTTTCTACGGAGATGGCCAATCAAGCTTGTAGCaagtacaaaataaacaaaaagcagACTCGACGTGTCTATGAGATTCTTCGCCTGAAAAACACCAATACCTCTGACAAGACTGCTTATCTCAGCTATAGACTGGATGTCAAGAACAGACTCAATGCACCATTTCAG aaaaagaagcTGGAAATGAAAAAGCTACAGAAAGTGCTTAAACCAGAAGAGTATGCAGCAACATTAACTGCCACTGGAGTAGGCGAGACCCAGAACCGCCTCGCCAGTCATTACCAGACTTTGGAGCATGAATATCGTCGGGTTATTCACAGGATGGAGATGGATTTCGATTGA